Proteins from a single region of Lujinxingia litoralis:
- a CDS encoding VOC family protein has protein sequence MPTTLTPALMFEGDAQAAIDLYTRTFDDAELLHVERFGEDTPEHAGNIIQAQVRLAGQVLIFTDSSVRHDFSFTPSLSLFVHCDSRQEVDRIFSALSEGGQVLMPLDTYPFSERFGWCNDAFGVSWQIALR, from the coding sequence ATGCCGACCACGCTGACTCCCGCCCTGATGTTCGAGGGCGACGCCCAGGCCGCCATCGATCTCTACACCCGTACCTTTGACGACGCCGAACTCTTGCACGTCGAGCGCTTCGGCGAAGACACCCCGGAGCATGCCGGCAACATCATCCAGGCTCAGGTTCGACTCGCCGGACAGGTCCTGATCTTCACGGACAGCAGCGTACGCCACGACTTCTCGTTCACGCCATCGCTCTCGCTCTTTGTGCACTGCGACTCCCGCCAGGAGGTCGATCGTATCTTCTCAGCGTTGAGCGAGGGCGGTCAGGTGCTCATGCCCCTGGATACCTATCCCTTCAGCGAGCGCTTTGGCTGGTGCAACGACGCCTTTGGCGTCTCCTGGCAGATCGCACTTCGCTAA
- a CDS encoding carbonic anhydrase has protein sequence MPDASYRRIFELNRRWVEERNHEDPTFFEKLAREQNPDFLFIGCADSRVPASTIMGVEPGEVFVHRNVANLVVNTDLNVASTINYAVDHLKVRHIVVCGHYGCGGVQAAMQPRDLGVLNGWLREIRDVYRLHKTELDAIADQEQRYRRLVELNVREQCINVIKTAEVQRNYLERGAPLVHGWVYDLSSGYLQDLEIGFEALLDEVREIYSLTPGSESP, from the coding sequence ATGCCCGACGCAAGCTACCGACGCATTTTTGAACTCAACCGCCGCTGGGTCGAAGAGCGCAACCACGAAGACCCCACCTTTTTTGAGAAGCTTGCCCGGGAGCAGAACCCTGACTTTCTCTTCATCGGGTGTGCCGACAGCCGGGTTCCCGCCTCCACGATCATGGGAGTGGAGCCCGGCGAGGTCTTCGTGCACCGGAATGTAGCCAACCTGGTGGTGAACACCGATCTCAATGTAGCCTCGACCATCAACTACGCCGTCGACCACCTCAAAGTGCGCCACATCGTCGTCTGCGGACACTACGGCTGCGGCGGAGTTCAGGCCGCCATGCAACCCCGCGATCTGGGCGTGCTCAACGGATGGCTGCGCGAGATTCGCGACGTCTACCGCCTCCACAAAACCGAACTCGACGCCATCGCCGACCAGGAGCAGCGCTACCGTCGTCTGGTCGAGCTCAATGTGCGCGAGCAGTGCATCAACGTCATCAAGACCGCCGAAGTCCAGCGCAACTACCTGGAGCGTGGCGCGCCTCTGGTCCACGGCTGGGTCTACGACCTCTCCAGCGGCTACCTGCAGGATCTGGAAATTGGCTTCGAAGCGCTGCTCGACGAGGTGCGCGAGATCTACAGCCTGACCCCGGGCAGCGAATCCCCTTAA
- a CDS encoding heavy metal translocating P-type ATPase, with protein MSTTTHSRTWLSQESVIATLTIIAIAIHLALRFGLHLEHAQNWPLYVALTLGGIPLLWELAKELRHLNFGADWLAGISIVTSVLLGEYLAGTIVVLMLSGGEALERYAAGRASSVLSALAERMPRKANRVTDGKLEEIELDQVRVGDHLVVMPHEPCPADGEVIEGHGSMDESYLTGEPYLISKAPGAAVISGAVNGEQALTIRATRLPEDSRYSRIMKVMRESEQRRPRLRRLADQLGAYYTPLAVVLGLAAWALSGDPVRFLAVVIVATPCPLLIGIPVALIGSISLAAKRGIIIKDPRVLERAAQCRTLIIDKTGTLTIGRPELTETILGGELSEDEVLAITASLEQYSKHPLAQAILRASKERNLAMHPANAVSEPPGQGLTGEVQDRTIQVTSRTKLAKVEHPDLAKIPPVSSGLECVILVDDRYQATLRFHDAPRSDGRPFIQHLGPRHGFGKVLLVSGDRTAEVKYLAELMGIEDYVGDQSPEDKVAIVRREIESAQVLFVGDGVNDAPAMAAATVGVAFGQAHEVTSEAAGAVLLEPTLTHLDELLHVSARMRRVALQSAVGGIGMSMVGMVFAAFGLLPPIAGALAQEGIDLIVVVNALRTARPGGPLSDLNDHAKN; from the coding sequence TTGAGCACAACCACCCATTCTCGCACCTGGCTCAGCCAGGAGAGCGTCATCGCCACACTGACGATCATTGCCATCGCAATCCACCTGGCCTTGCGCTTCGGGCTGCACCTGGAGCACGCGCAAAACTGGCCTCTCTATGTGGCACTCACCCTGGGGGGCATCCCGCTGCTCTGGGAACTCGCCAAAGAACTCCGGCACCTCAACTTCGGGGCGGACTGGCTCGCAGGCATCTCCATCGTCACCTCCGTGCTCCTTGGCGAGTATCTGGCCGGCACCATCGTCGTCCTGATGCTCTCCGGCGGCGAAGCCCTGGAGCGCTACGCGGCCGGCCGGGCCTCGTCGGTGCTCAGCGCCCTGGCCGAGCGCATGCCCCGAAAGGCCAACCGCGTCACCGACGGCAAGCTCGAGGAGATTGAGCTCGACCAGGTCCGCGTGGGCGACCACCTGGTGGTCATGCCCCACGAGCCCTGCCCGGCAGACGGCGAAGTCATCGAGGGCCACGGCTCCATGGACGAGTCCTACCTGACCGGGGAGCCCTACCTGATCTCCAAAGCTCCCGGCGCCGCCGTAATCTCCGGCGCGGTCAATGGCGAGCAGGCCCTGACCATCCGCGCCACTCGCCTGCCCGAAGACTCACGCTACTCGCGCATCATGAAGGTGATGCGCGAGTCTGAGCAGCGCCGCCCTCGCCTGCGCCGCCTGGCCGACCAGCTCGGCGCCTACTACACCCCTCTGGCCGTGGTGCTGGGGCTGGCCGCCTGGGCGCTCAGCGGCGATCCGGTGCGCTTTCTGGCAGTGGTCATCGTGGCCACCCCCTGCCCCCTGCTGATCGGTATCCCGGTGGCGCTGATCGGCTCGATCTCCCTGGCGGCTAAACGCGGCATCATCATCAAAGATCCACGCGTGCTGGAGCGGGCAGCCCAATGCCGCACCCTGATCATCGACAAGACCGGCACCCTGACCATCGGCCGCCCCGAACTCACCGAAACCATCCTCGGGGGCGAACTCTCCGAAGACGAGGTCCTGGCGATCACCGCCTCCCTGGAGCAGTACTCCAAGCATCCCCTGGCCCAGGCCATCCTCCGCGCCTCAAAGGAGCGCAACCTGGCCATGCATCCGGCCAACGCCGTCAGCGAGCCTCCCGGCCAGGGCCTCACCGGCGAGGTCCAGGACCGCACGATTCAGGTCACCAGCCGCACCAAACTCGCCAAAGTAGAGCACCCCGACCTCGCCAAAATCCCCCCGGTGAGCTCGGGACTCGAATGCGTGATCCTGGTCGACGACCGCTATCAGGCCACCCTGCGCTTTCACGATGCCCCGCGCTCCGACGGCCGCCCCTTCATCCAGCATCTGGGGCCCCGTCACGGCTTTGGCAAAGTCCTGCTCGTCAGCGGCGACCGCACCGCCGAGGTCAAATACCTGGCCGAGCTCATGGGCATCGAAGACTACGTGGGCGACCAGTCCCCGGAAGACAAGGTCGCCATTGTGCGCCGCGAAATCGAAAGCGCGCAGGTTCTCTTTGTCGGCGACGGCGTCAACGATGCCCCGGCGATGGCGGCCGCCACGGTGGGCGTGGCCTTTGGCCAGGCCCACGAGGTCACCTCCGAAGCCGCCGGTGCCGTGCTTCTGGAGCCCACGCTAACCCACCTCGATGAGCTCCTCCACGTCTCGGCCCGCATGCGGCGGGTCGCGCTCCAGAGCGCAGTCGGTGGCATCGGCATGAGCATGGTCGGCATGGTCTTCGCCGCCTTTGGCCTGCTCCCCCCCATCGCCGGCGCGCTGGCACAGGAGGGCATCGACCTGATCGTGGTCGTCAACGCACTGCGCACCGCCCGCCCCGGCGGTCCCCTCAGCGATCTCAACGATCACGCCAAAAATTAA
- a CDS encoding GNAT family N-acetyltransferase produces the protein MQLRSYHWEDKDALFALYAGAFESDAEARLVAAFHEQPVEPLVSLIAEDGGDIVGHIALTPVRVEGLKGELAMGLAPMAVVEGRRGEGIGLALIEAGLVASRELGAVAVVVLGHPTYYPKAGFRPAQHFGLRSEYDVPPEVFMAVELVPGALREAAGLVRYHALFADL, from the coding sequence ATGCAGCTTCGGAGCTACCATTGGGAGGATAAAGACGCACTTTTTGCGCTCTATGCGGGTGCGTTTGAGAGCGACGCGGAGGCGCGGTTGGTGGCTGCGTTTCATGAGCAGCCGGTGGAGCCCCTGGTGTCTCTGATCGCCGAAGACGGGGGAGACATTGTGGGACATATCGCGTTGACGCCGGTTCGGGTCGAAGGTTTGAAGGGGGAGCTGGCGATGGGGCTGGCGCCGATGGCGGTGGTTGAAGGGCGGCGAGGGGAGGGCATCGGGCTGGCATTGATCGAGGCGGGGTTGGTGGCGAGTCGGGAGCTCGGGGCGGTGGCCGTCGTGGTGCTCGGCCACCCGACCTACTACCCGAAGGCCGGGTTTCGTCCGGCGCAGCACTTCGGACTACGCTCGGAGTATGATGTGCCGCCCGAGGTGTTCATGGCGGTGGAGCTGGTGCCCGGAGCGCTGAGAGAGGCCGCCGGGCTGGTGCGCTACCACGCGCTCTTCGCGGATCTCTGA